DNA from Neovison vison isolate M4711 chromosome 12, ASM_NN_V1, whole genome shotgun sequence:
CTATCGCTGTTCTGCCAGgctgcctcctgctctccttgGACCCTGGCTAGTGCCTGGATTCTGGCTTTGCTCAGGCTGTTGTTCCTCCTGTAAGAcactctccttcccactctgcaGACTCCAAGCCCAGTCCCCCTGCAGGGGAAACACCAGCCCTAAGCCTCTCACCATCTTTTTGGATTCTTCAGATTTGCACtgggctctccctctctgacccaGTGCATTTATCATCAGCAGCATACATGCTATTACTTACATGTCCTCTGACTGTTTACAGGTGATAGTTTTCTGTGTACAGACCCTGGAAAATAAGCTCGTTGAGGACAAGGGCTTTGTTTTACTGTTCGTAGCTCATACAAGGTGTTCTGGCAGAAAATAACTGAATGACACACATACAGGTGCGGGTTTCTGTAGAAAGCCAGACaagcaatggagaaaaaaagaaagcactaacAGGGATTCGCAAACAACTGAAACCATGGGCTTCTCTTCTCAGCTTCCCCACTGCGTCTGAGATGCAGGACATACCAGAGACTCCCCTCTATGGCACGCCGGCAAAAACAACAGCCAGCCCCGGACCAGCTCCTCCTGTTTCTGGCCTTGCTCCCTGTGCAGCGGCCAGAAGGGAAGGGCTGCTCAAAGGCTCTCATGTCTCAGGAAGGAAAAGCAATCTGCAGTAAGGCTCTGTCCCGAGATCAAGTTCTTAAACAACTAgtgaataaataggaaaaaaaatatgttaggaggccatggaggttggGTTGTGTTTGGAAAGAAGTGGCAGACACCAGGGGAGGGTCGGGGGAGAGAGCCAAGAGTTAGAGAACCGAAGATGTGGGGCAGGAGTAAGGGAGAGCAAGGGGGAGGTAAGaccaggagagacagagagacagaggggtgGAGATCTCAGAACGGAGAGATGaccctgaaagagagagagagagagagaggaagaggaggagaggggagaagaaggagggtaggagaagagggggagggacagggggtggggagaggagaagaggggaaggggaggaaacggggaggagggggaagcagaaaagggggtgtggagggaagggggagggcaaGGTTGAAGGAGGCAGAGCAACAGAGGTCTGCAGGAGTGGAGGATGGAAAGGAAGCCCTGAGCAGATTTACTAAGAGAACCGAGGACCGTGAGCCTTGGGAAGAGTGGTCTGGCAGAGAGCAGTCGGCACACTGGGAAAATCGGGGAGGGCCATGGGGAGGCAAGGGGAGATCAGATCTAATGTGGAGGGAAGGGTTTCACCTCACAACCTCTTTGACTGGCTTTCTGATTGAAACGTGTGTGCCCCTGTGGAACGTGAACCTGAGGACCCCTCCAGGGCTGAGGACCGAGGCCATCGTCATGACTTGCCTTCGTGGTAGGCGGGATGTGTCAAGGAGAATTAAGAACATTCAAGGCTCCACACAGACAGACACGCCCAGTGTCCAGTTCCTCGCCTGGAGATGTGTTTGCCTCAATGAAAGCAGGCTCGAGCTTCTGCTTGGGGGCCGCCTCTCCTGGGACCCCTTCCACAGCCCCGGGAGGGGCCCTACGATTGTTCACATGCTCATGCCCCATTTGCAAAGGTCACAGCTGTTGAAGTGCCGTGGGGACTGcggtcccctctctctctaacccAGGGGCTTTCCAGCCACCGTGAACACAGTTGTCCTGGTCGGGGCACGGTTTCAGGAGCACTTACCGCCCCTGCCATGAGGACACTGAGATACTGTGCCTGTGGTCCTCCTGTCACGTGAAGGCAGGGCCCCGGCGGGACAGGGCAGCAAATGAGAAATGAGGTTTGATACTTCTGGAGCCGGGAGCCTGGTTGTACCTGCAACCACTAGGTACAAACTAGGAAGTACAGGATTTACGTCCGGCCGAGGCCTCATCAAACCCGAGGCTCTCCTCTCCTGGGAATATGCCGTCAGGCAGCCTGGGCCGTCGTCACTCCAGTCACGGAGCCACGGGGCCCCGATGTCTGCCGCGCACCTGCGAGCCACGGGGCGGGATGTCTGCCGCGCACCTGCGAGCCACGGGGCCGGATGTCTGCGGTGCACCTGCGAGCCACGGGGCCCCCGATGTCTGCCGCGCACCTGCGAGCCACGGGGCCCCGATGTCTGCCGTGCACCTGCGTGTGCGGCTCGAGGAGGGCGGCAGCGCCTCCAGCCGACATCCGACCGTGACCGTGAGACTCGTGAGTGACGAAGCAGCGAAGTACGCTCGGAAGTCGGTGTCTGCGCGTTCGTTCTCCAGACGCCGGCAGCTCCGCTTTCTCCGCAGCCCAAGAAAGCATCGCCCTGAGGACGGGATCCCGCACGAGGGACCCAGCTtcgtgcccccccccaccacagtGACGAAGGCAGAGCCCATTCCCACACCGGGTCGCACTCGCGGGGGGAGGCCCCTGCGTTCTCGGCAGAACAAATCTCTTTTCAGCCGTTCTCTGGGGCTTCCTGGCGTCCGGCGGGGTTTCCCGCAGGCCTCGCGGGCTGTTTCTGTTCCCTTTCAGCGGAACCTCTATTTGGCACCAGAACTGGTTTCCTCCCAGGTTCTGTGGGGCTGGCGGGGTCTCGCTGCGTCCTCGGAGCCTGTCCTTCGGGTCGCGGCCGTGGGGAAGCTGGGACGCGCAAGGGCCACGCAGACTCTGGGCGCGAGACCTGAAATCTGTTGCAATGAGGTAGAGAAGCTGGACGCGAGTTCTGTGTGGACAGCCCGCGTCCCGGCAATGCGGCCTGTCTCTGGGGACGGGCTGACAACGCCTTGATGCCTCACCCCGGGCACATGCTTGCCAACAGCCGGGCCACGCGGCGGACGGGGCTTCACGGGGTACAGAGACCCCCTCcccatgccacacacacacacgcacacacacgcgcacacacacgcacacagcaTGCCACAGGTCAATTCCTCCTGTGTGCTCTCCTCTGCCAACCTCTCAAACGTGCCCCCGTGAACTTGTCGTTGTGACTCATCAGAATCCTGCGTGTGATGTTTCGGACCATTTCTTGGGGTTCCGTTCTTACCAGGGAAAGAGGACCACGTTTTCTTGGCTTCTGTCTCATCTCCCTGTATGCACTGAAAGGCCTTCCCTCACTCACTGGGAGTGTTTTCTTTCCGTCgtttggtggtggtgatggcagtGGGAGACGGGGTCTGTCGGGGAGAACCGGCTGTCTCAGGCCAGGCTGCTCACACCTTCAGAGTCCTCAGGCCTTGTCCCCACCTAGATCTGCCGTCTTGGCCGACGCAGCTCAGGAAAGCTCCAAGGCCTGGGCTGGCTGGCCTGGCCGAGGGCGCTGCGGGGCTGGGAGGTGACTGTCCCCATAGCCCAGGCCTCGGAGGGCGTGAAGCACAGGCTTCTCTCCAGAgccgcccccacccaccctgaGGTCCCCATAGGGATCCTTCCCTCTGACGACTCTTCTGTGTCCTCTGTGGGCACCCGATGCCCCCTCCACCTGCCGAACCGTCCCCGCACGAGGCTCCCCCCACTCGAAGCTGAGGCTGTCACAGTATACGGAACCGGCTATGTGATCCGGGGGGGCGCCCATAAGTCAGGCACCATTCGGAATTTCAGGGTCGTGCCAGCAGAGGACCGCCTCAAGCAGCATCaagcccagccccgccccccagaaTGGTGGAGGGGGCTTTGCGTCCCCCTGCCCAGCCGCCGACCTTCCTCCTATGGCGAGGACGTCTCGCGGGGATGCGCTTGGCGGCTGGGGCATCCGTGCAGCACCCTTGCCGTGAACACCGAGTCTGGCCGGGCTCCGTGCTCGGCGTTCAGCGGCGTGGGGCCCAAGGGGCTGGCCGCTTGGTAGGCAGATGGGGGACAAACGGGTCATGCTGGTATCATTGGGTAGGCACGAAGGCCACGGGGAGGCTGGGAGGCTCTTGGAGGGTGGAGGGGGGGGCGGATCTGACCGGGAGGGTAGGGAATGGGAGTCAGCCTTCCTGGAGGATGACATCAGACCCGAGTGCACAGGGTGGGGAAGGACATGGTCCCACAAAGACGAGGCAGAAAGACACTGTGCCCCTCCGTGCCCCTGCACCTTGGCCCATGCTGTCCCTGCAGCCTGGACACAGCAAACCcaggcctgcctcctcctcacccACTGCGTCCTCCTGGCTGGCTCTCCGTGTGCGAGGCTCCTTCTCCGTGTTTCCAGAGCACGTCTCCATAGCCCCCTCACGGCACCGTTTGTGTTCCGATGCTCACCTCTGTGTTTCCTAAGCCCGGCACGCACGCACGTGTGACAACGGCGGCCAGAGAAGTGGCGCCTTGCCCGAGCACGAGTCTGGTTTGAACCCTCCCCACTTCATTCTTAGAATTGCTGTGTCCAGGAACAGGGAGCGGTGGCCCCATCGCCACCGGCACGGGTCAGACTTGGTGTCCAGGGAGGCGTCGCTGTGAGGGATGGATGAAAGCTGAACTGTGTCAAGAGGTACGTCATCTAAACACTCGGGGAAGGGTTAGCGCTGCTTGACCCGGACGGGAGAGGCTGCCGGACGAGTAGTGGCCACAGCTCTTTGAAGTCCTCAGTAGGGACCAATCTTGTGGCGCTCTAGAATCTGTCTAGAACATAgacaggagggagaaaggggccaGGGAGCAAAGTTGCAGGGGGGCACATTTCAGACCCAACAAGGAAACCCTGTCCAAGGATAAAAATTATCCAACCTCGGACAACTGGCCTTGAACACCCCACTGTGGGCGCGTCCCAAGGAGAGGCAAAGGGGCAACCTCTCCAGGAGGTCGTGAGGGCCTTTAAGCCTTGGGTCCTGGATGGCACGTTAGGCCAGAGAGCCTCTAAGAGGGTGAGAGGCTCAAAGGCCCCGCACGTGTGAGTTCATCTCCACCTGGGGCCCTGTGGTGAGAAGGCCGCATTGCGTGCCTGCCCGGAGACGGAGAGGACACACCCCAGACCTCACTGGGCCTCATCACGCCGACTCTGGTCCTCCGGAGTGTTGAGGCTGGGAGTGACAGGCCAGGCTTTCGACAGCCAAGGTGAGTCCTGAGTCTGTGGACAGCCTTTCCCTGCGCTGTGGGGATGGTCTCTCGCCCCCGCCTTCCTTGTTTGGGTCTCTCCAGAACCCAGGGCGTATGACTCAGCCCACTGCTCCCAGGGCCCAGCAGAAAGCCGGCTCTGGCTGCGACCCCAGCAGCCCTCCTGGGACCCAGGGGAAGAAAGCAGTCTGTGGGTCCCTCCGACCTCCCTTTGGGGACATATTTGCCAGGAGCTCTGTCACAgacggtcacaggctgggtgctTTAAGCAGTAGACGTTTATGTCTCTCGTCTGGGGGCCAGAAGTCGGAGGTGCAGCTGCGGGCAGGCCTGGCTTCTCCTGAAGCTGCTCTCCTGTGCACACACTCGTCTTCTCCTTGTCTGTACAGGGTCGTCCCTCTGTCTGCAAATGTCCCCTTCTTAGGAGGACATCAATAATACTGAATCGGGGCCCACCCTAAGGGCCTCGTCTTAACTTGACGGCCTCAACAGAGACCCTATCTCGGCTTAAAAAggttacattctgaggttctggggggTCAAGActccaacatgtgaatttgggggggaAAGAATTCAACCTCTAATGGAAGACACGTGTCTTTTCTGATTGCCCATCACAGCACCCCACGATGTGGGTCTGGATAGGAGGCCGAGCCCTTCTTCCACAAGGACGCTGGGAGGCCCAGGCACGGCCGTTCCAGCCGCTCCACACCAATGACCCAGGCTTAGGCCCAGCTTTGGCCGGAGAGACAACCGTGCAGGACCGTCTACCATCCCAAAGATGTGGCCAGGGCTGAGTTCTCTCCTGCTGGTGGTGGCCACTTCTACTTCCTAGGGACCGCGGCGCCCCTGAACCTGTGCTCACAGCCAGCACCAGGGCAAGGGGGGCCCTGGGTTGTGGGCCGTTTCGACAGTTCCCCCTAACGTCTGCCCTAGGGGCTTCCGTGGCTCCCGTGCCCCTCCACACCATTTGAGGTCTTTCTTCTCTCTAGGTCCCGTCTGCCCAAATGCTGCCCAGCACAGCACCACTGCCAGGCCTTTCCTGTCCCTGTCTCTCGGCTGGCAGGCCATCTGCAGCTCGGCCACAGCTCCTGTGACTTCTAAGACGGGCTGACCTTCAgtctcaggctgcttgctctgAGAAGGTCCTCGTCGGCGGTGGGAGGCATGGAGCCTTGGAGCCAGTCAGACCCAGATTCAAACTCTAATTTACTggactgtgtgactttgggggaAGTTATTTAAACTCTTGAGGTCTCAGTCTTCCCTTCCTTAAAACGGGCGAATAGATGAACCTGCCGCACCCACCGGTTCTGAGGTTAGAATGAGCTGCTGCAGCGCCGGGCGGGCCTCTCACAGGGTCCTCGTCCCCGGAGTGGGGGTGTGTGCAAGCTCGCCCTTGGGGAGCGCCGTCCTTCTATCACGGGGAAGCCCTCCAGACCAGAGTCTGCTAGACAcgccacagcaggcagagagatgagaCCAGCtcggtggggagggaggaagggggagcttCATGCATGGCTGGTGGGCTCGCCTGGGCTGTTTCCACAGCCGCTTTTCCATTGATGCTGTTTCCCCAGCACTGCGGGGCAGCACCAGGTTCTGAGCAAGACAGCCAGCATCCTGCAGCACCAGACAGCCCCCTGCATCCCGCAGCAGCCAGGCAATCCCCCCGCATCCCGCAGCACCCAGCACCAGGCAGGAGGGCCAGGGAACAGCTCTACCTGCTCCAGGCCCAGCTCCCGCGCCCGCTCTGGGGGGGACCAGGCCCCGGTGTGACTGCAGCAGGCTGGTGGCAGGTCTGTAGGTGGGCTGGGCCCAGAGCTTCTGAGAGCTCACGTGTTTGTCTGCTTGTGCAAACAAACACCGCAGACCCATCGCTTCCGTTCACCCAGGGGCAGTCTCTACCTCATGcatgagttttaattttaaatttctccaaCGAGAACAGCAGAGCCATTGTGAGCGGCCTGCTTCGGGGAGCCTTTGAACAGGTCCCTGGAATCTCTGAGGGTCAGCGGGAGccggcagggctgggctgggctgggtttGACTTAAAATTGGAAACACAGGAGGCAGAGGAGCACGGCTAGCCTGGGAGGTCCAGGAGCCCCGAGCCCTGATTTATGAGAGGCTTGGTGAAAGCCTGTggtaatatttataaattccTTCCCCAGGGGCGGGCTGGAATGTTCTTCTGAGCTGCAGCAGACAGCACCTTTTTGGGGGCTAAAGGGAGGTTAAGTCCAATTATTCAATGACAGAACGCGGGTGAGGAGCCGCCGGGATGTCGGCTCCCCAGAGACCCGGGGAAGGAAGCGGACCTGCAGGCCTCCTTACACTCTCAGGGACCCACTCCAGTCAAGGAACTTTCTGGGGCTCCTCCCTGGTGCTCCAGCCCCCGGCTTCCCCCTGCGCTACTCCGCAAGGCCAGGGACCTACATCTGCCAGTTGTGGTGACCACATCCTACAAACATCTACCTTGGTGTCAGGGGACGAGACAGGTCCTGGCCGCATGGAGGAAGAACGGGAAAGATGCAGACAGACGCAGGTGTCCCGAGGGGCCCGGGGCTGACATGTGACCTGACACATAGAGGGACCCGCGTGTGTGCCAGGCACGGCGAGAGGCTCACACACCCACCGTGAGTTCTGAACCCACCCGCCAAGGCAGGCGCCTTCACCGAATCTGAGAGCGCCTGCCCAGCGGCGTCCCTGTCCCTAGGTCCGCAGCGGGGCAAAGGGCTGGGCCACGTGGCCAAGCTGGCTGATGACCTTGCTTGGATGAGAAGGGACAACggcaaatgttttttttttaaaattgtattcaggggtgggggagggagcacaGTCAGCTCTGTGGGGCCACCTTGCCCTTGGCGCCTCAGGTTTCCCACCTGTGAGCAGGAGAGAACCCCCTTCATCAGGGGTCTGTCGCGAGGGCTCCCAGGGACATGTTCCCTACCTGCTGCTCAGCACCAGACACAAGCGGTGGAGACAGGGGGCTGCGGTCTGAGGGGCTGCGCTGTCTCTGGGGGCCGCGGGGAGCTTGTCACTGCGGCCCCTCGTCCACAGCCCGGCTGCGGGAACACGGAGGCGAGGGGCTCGGCAGGGGTTTTAACCGCGCCGGGCTCCTGCCCTGGACGAAGGACTCTCCAGGAAAGGCGCGGAAGCCTGTTACAGGGCAGGAAGGGTCCCGCAGGCCGCCTACAAGGATTAGGAGACCTGCCTCAGCGAAACGACCCCGCGGCTGGGTGGAAGGTCCAAGAAGACGCCTCTTCCCCTCCCGGCTGAGGGTCCGCAGGCCAGTCGGGCGGTACTTGCAAGGGCCTTGGGAGGCTGACGCCTGGAAAGCAGGGGTTAAACGCCCACTCCCCAGCCGGGGAGGAGGGAACCTGAGAACCCAGCCCGTCCTTACCTGGTTCTTGGCTTCCTGAAGCCTTTTTCCCACCAAAACACTGAGATGGAATCCTTTTGTCCCTGGGGGTCACGTCAGGGTTTCCTTTGGCAGGTGGGACCGTCATGCATGTTGGAATCTCTGAGGGGACGACTGGCTTGGCTGCTCTGTGCAAGGCTCGCGAGGGAGCGGCGTCCGCGACACCTGGATGCTGTGCGGGGCCGTCCGGCACACACAGAGGGGCCGGCTGCCGACAGAACACCTGGAGGTCTTCAGCCAATCCTGACGGCAGAGGGTTGTGGGCTTGACTCAAACAGGCTCAGCTGGCAAGGGCCTGGGGTCAGAGCAGCAAGGTCTGCTTCCGAGCTCCTGCGCCCGGGggtggaggcggggggggggtgctccaCAGCTGCAGGGCCCTGGGGGGCGTCCTGTCCCAGACCCCGCCCGGGCCTCCCCTCAGCACTTGCCCCCTGGGACTGAAGGGTGCAAGTCCATTGCCAGGTCTCAGAGTGTTAGAGCTGGAGGGGATTCCTAAAAGCGATTGCAAGAGTAGTTGTcacttattaagcacctactgcaTGCCTGGCACGTTGAGATGGTTTCTAACCCTCTCGCAAATGCTCGCGCCAGAGGCAGTGTGTTCTAGGCCTCAGTCCCCGTGGAGGCAAAGGGGCTGCGGAGAGGCCTCACGGTGCGGGCAAAGGTGCAATCCCAGCCCTGGGACTTTGCAGCTGGGGGCCTTGCACTGATTTCTAAAGCTGGGTGTGTCTCAGCGTCCTCATTTGTTAGACAGGGAAGCTACTGCAGGACCCACTGCTCGGGGTGGCAGTGAGCTCCTGTGCACGCAGAGGGCTCGCCACTGTGCCCGGCACCCGGGGGAGCCTGCAGGAGGGGCCGCTCGCTTCCTGCAGACATACTGCAGGCGGTCAGCCGGCCACTGTCCCCAGGCCGGAATCCCCGGCTGTCCGACCACCGGGGATGGAAACGCGCGGCCAGGTGCCTTCTCACCTGCAATCTGCTCGCGGCTCCAGGGGCTCTACTGACTTCcccattttatttgaaataagcaTTGAAAATTCGCCTTCTGTAGGCTTCACTCTTTCACGCAAGGTTTTGTGGCCTTTGCAGAAACCACGAAAATGGAGATCCTGCCCCGTCTAAACCCCGGACGGAGAGAGGCTCATTTCAGGGGGACGCGGAACAGAAGAAGGCGTGACGGGAACACGAGCATTTTATTACTCCCCCgcgcttccctctccctcctgctccaaTTTCCCGCCTTGAAGCTGAACGCAAACGTGTTACAACTGACCCCGGATTTATTCCAAGCGGCAAAGGATGAATCAGACAATCGAGCACCCGCGGAAAGGGGGTTCTCTTTCTCGGGGAAGCCTGATCTCAAGTGCCGACATCTCCAGCGGCCCCCTCGCCCAGACCAggtccctcccacctgccccagtCCAGCGGCACATGGTGCCCTCAGGTCACGGAGGCTCCGGAACCCTTCCCCTGGCTCTGGGGGCTAGGGACCGGGCCCCAGTGCTGAGTGCCCCGCAGGGGTCCAGCCCAGGGCTCTGTGATGTCCCCCTGCACCTCCCCAGGTGCCTGGCCGGTGGGACTGCCCTGGTCCTCAGTTCACTGTCCAGGCAGAGTGATGTCGCTGCTGCTCCTGAGTGGCAGAAGCACCTGGTGTCCCTGGGCTTGGGGAAGGCGTGGCCCGGCTGGGaagagcgggggaggggtggcaggaaAAAGGCGACAAAGGGAGGTGCACAAAGATGGGCGGAATCACCTGGAACGGAGAAGCTGCGGAGCCCAGAGGGGCCGGAGGGTTGCGGGGAGCAGGGCCGGCCCCGGGTTCGCGCAGCAAAGCCTGGCGGCCGGGTGTGTGGGCCACAGTGCCAGGCCGGGCTCCTCACTTGGAGACCAGCATGTGGACGAACTCCTCGTAGTTCACCTGCCCGTCCCCGTCCACGTCCGCGGCCCGGATCATCTCGTCCACCTCCTCGTCGCTCAGCTTCTCCCCCAGCCTGGTCATCACGTGCCGCAGCTCAGCGGCGCTCACCAGGCCGTTGCCGTCCTTGTCGAAGACGCGGAAGGCCTCGCGGATCTGGTCCTCGCTGTCCCTGCCCTTCAGCTGCCTGGCCATCACGCCCAGGAACTCGGGGAAGTCCACGGTGCCGTTGCCGTCGCGGTCGATCTCGCTTACCATGTCGCGCAGCTCGGCCTCCGTGGGGTTCTGGCCCAGGGAGCGCATGACGGTGCCCAGCTCCTGGGTGGTGATGACGCCGTCCCCGTCCCTGTCAAACAGGCAGAAGGCCTCCTTGAACTCGGCCACCTGTTCCTCGCTCAGCTGGTCGGCCATGGAGGCTGGGTGGTGGCGGCCGCGGCCGGCGGAGCTGCAGCACAGGTGGCGGAGTGTGGGGCGCCGCTGGCGGGCGGGCCGTCTGGCCCGGGCTTCACTGGCGGGCGCTTAAGAAGGAGCCCGGCTCTCGCTCACATGCAGACTCCCCGCCCCGTGGTTGCCCCAGGCCAGGTGCTGTTGGAACAGGAGTCCGGCACCAGGAACCAGGCTGGCCGAGGGTTGAGCTGACGCCAGCACcagcgtgtgtgtgtgcttgtgtgtgcatgtgcgtgcatgcgtgtgtgtgtgtgcgtgcgtgcgtgtgcgtgtgtgcgtgcgtgcatgtgtgtgtgtgcgtgtgtgcgtgcatgcgtgtgtgtgtgtgtgcgtgtgtgcgcgcgcggcTCCCTGCCCACCGCACTGGGAGCCGGCAGGAACCCCCGCAGGACACCCACAGGGAGGGCAGCCTGCCCAGCCCTCCAGAGACTGGTTTGGGCTGTTCCTTCTGGAATTACCCCTGTCCCGTCTTCAGACCCTGCGGCCCAGAGAACAGCCAGCCTCCCTTCTGTGGCGGTTCAGGGTGGGATGAAAGGCAGAAGTTGCCTTTGTCTGAAGGGAACTTCCTCCCCCTGTCTTGACTCTCCAAAGCCTGAAAGCCTCCAGGTTCCCAAAAGGGTTTTCAGAGAAGGATCAAGGTTTTCTTCTTcaagaggaagcaggctgtctTCTTATGTTCAGAAGAAACATGACTGAAGGcggatttcccccaactccttcatTCCTATGTATGGACTGAGGGCCTACTCTGTGCACGGACTGTTCTAGAAGCTGGGACTAGACCACGAAGGAGACAGGCAGCTCCCAGTCCTCCGGAAATTTCTCTTCCCTCTGTGAGCCAGCTAGCTAGTGAGCAAATGAATAGGTGCGATACTTGGATACTGTCACAAATGCCATGAAGAACATTGAAAGGGTTCCGGTGGGGAGAACACGGGCAGGTCGCTTCCGCAATGgcggtcagggaaggcttcctcgAGGCAGCATGGGAGGGCGCTGTCCAGGCAGGGAGGCGGAGCAGGCACAAAGCCCATGGGTGGGAGAGGGCTTGGCAGTGGGGTGGCTAGCGTGGCTGCAGCCTGGTGGATGGGGGGGGACCCAAGGACATGAGGAAGGGCACACACACAGGCCTGGGATGAGGAGGTGGGGATTCGCGTTTTTCTCTCTGATTGATGGGAAGATACGTAAAGTCATGTCTGAAAGTCTGGATCCCTCGCTTTGGGGTAGCAGAAGAAAGGGCTGTTTTTAAGAGGAGATACTCCtaagaaggggagaggggagataAGCCCTGGGTACAGACTCCTGCTCCCAGCTCCTGGGAAGCCTGGGAACCTGACCACCCACTGAGTGAGAAAgggtccctctccctgcctgtgggAATCCATGAAAATTCAAACTGAGACCCCAGAGAACCACTATGATACTGCAGAAAAGGACAAAGCTGGAATTTGAGACTCGCTGTAAGCCCACAGTAATCAAGATGGCGCGGTTGCCCAAGATCCATTATTGGGATCGATGGAACAGAAGCGCAGAAGGTCTAGAAGTACACCCACACGATACAGTTTACTGATCTTTGACAGAGGAGCAAGAGGGATAAAAGATCATCTTTTTAACAAACGGTGCTGGAAGAACGGGACATCCAtgtgcattcccattggctatttgggaCAAGACATGTTTGTCTTGTGAAGCTAGACACGGACCTTACACCCTTCCccaaaaagtaactcaaaatggattgcaGACAAAATGTAGAatgcaaaaccataaaactcacAGATGATGACATAGAGTCTGAATGACCTTGGGCTTGGCAATGACACCAGCTTGTCCAGGGTCTGGGGCGGATTTAGATAGGACATCAAGGGCATGGCCCGTGAAGGAAAGAATGGACAAACTAGATGCTAATATCTGaatgtgtccccccaaattcataagCCAAAACCTCACCCCCAAAGGGATGTATGCATGAGATCATATGAGAGCAGCAGGCGTGGAAGTGACACGCCGTCCTGCGGAACCAGGGGCTAGCGTCACCGGAGGGCACGTGCCTGTGGTTGGTTCCCCCAATGGACGCATACGGTCTGGTCGTGCTTCCTGCCTACTGCACCCACAAGGGGGTACGTGGCCGGCGGGAGTCTGCAGGTTTCTGAATTATGGCGTCGTGGTTCCAACATCCAGCCCTCGCCCTAAGCGTGTTCTTCAAAAAAGCTCACAGAGAGCGAGCTCAGGAAGGATTTTAAACAGAGTGACTCATGACTcacaaagcagagccctgggatgggCTACACCAGGGCGTCTTGCTCGTTAGGAAACCAGTGCTTAGTTCCTGGGGTTCTGCCGCGCTCCCCCTGCAGCCTTCCCCAAGCACGCAGTTTTGATCTTCAGACCCATCTAAACGCTTAAAGTGATTGAGGACCCCAAAGAGCTTTTTGTTCACGTGGGCTGTATCAATATTCCCAGGATTCGAAATCACACCTGGAAAAACgttaaatattgaaatatatttttctatactgCTGTGCAActtgagaaaaacagaaatcaaaaactCATGCGAACATCATATTGTTTTATGAGAAatagttctatttctaaatttttttaaaaattcatttaacagacagagatcacaagtaggcggagaggcaggcagagagagagagggggaagcaggctccctgcccagcagagagcccgacgcagggctcaatcccaggaccctgggaccacgacctgagctgaaggcagaggcccaaaggAGACGAGTGGCAcctaataaaaacaattttgcgggacgcctggggggctcag
Protein-coding regions in this window:
- the CALML3 gene encoding calmodulin-like protein 3, with amino-acid sequence MADQLSEEQVAEFKEAFCLFDRDGDGVITTQELGTVMRSLGQNPTEAELRDMVSEIDRDGNGTVDFPEFLGVMARQLKGRDSEDQIREAFRVFDKDGNGLVSAAELRHVMTRLGEKLSDEEVDEMIRAADVDGDGQVNYEEFVHMLVSK